TGACCGTGCCGGGCGGCATCACCGTCGCCGCCCTGGCCGCGGTCAACGCCTTCGGCGACGTGCGCGACCCCGCCAACGGCGAGCTCGTCGCTGGCTGCCGCGTCGCCCCGGAGGGCCTCGAGCTCGCCGACGCTGCGCGCGTGCTTGCCGCCCTGCCGCCGCAGAGCGTGCACCGCTGGGAGCAGAACACGACCCTGGTCGCCGTGCTCACCGACGCCGAGCTCACCAAGGGGGAGTGCCTCAAGGTCTGCCAGATGGCGTTCGGCGGGCTCTATCGCACGCTTTCGCCGGCGCTCTCGCTCTACGACGGCGACCTCGTGGTGACCTTCGCCCTCGGGAGGCGGCCGGCCCACGTCCACCAGGTGGGAGTGCTCGCCGAGCACGCGGTCACCGCGGCGATCCTCTCCGGCGTGCGCGACGCCGTCGCACTCCCGGGGCTCCCCGCGGCGCGGGATCTCGTCCGATGACCCCGCGGCAGACCGCCCAGGTCGGCATGGCGCGGCGGGCGCTCGACTGGGCCCCGGCGCTGGCCGCCGGGGCGGTCGCCCTGCTCGCCGGCCAGGTCGTCCCGGCGCTCTCCTGGCGGCCGGAGGCCTCGTGGCTGCTGGCCGTGGCGCTCGCCGTTCTGGCCCTCGGCGGGGCGATCCATCGGCCCTTCGGCGGCGCCGGGCTCGGGCTCGGACTGGCGGCGGCGCCGTTCGCGGCGCAGGCGCTCGGTCCGCTCGGTGCCGGGCTGCTCGGCGCCCTCGTGGCGCCCACGGCCGAGGTGCTCACCCGGGTCCTGCGCCGGCGCCTCTCGACGGAACGGCCCGAGCGCCGGAGCCCCCTGCGGGTCGTCGCCGTCGCCGGCAGCGGCGCGAGCCTCGGTCTGTGCGGCGGGGCGATCTGGGCGGGGCTCACGCCGGAGCGCCCGCTGCTCGCCGCCCTGGTGAGCCTCGTCGCCGTCCTCGCCTTGCGGGCCGGGTTGGAGCTCACCGCGCGGGCCGCGCGGCGCGAGAGCGAGCCGCCACCGCTCGCCGACCTCCTCGCGCCGCTCGGCGTCGACGCCGCCGGATGGCTGGCGGGGGTTTCGCTCGCCGCCGCGGCGCAGCCCGAACGAGTCGGGCTCGGGCTGGCGTTGCTCGCCGTCTGGACGCTGCTGGCTCTCGAAGCGGCGCGGCAGGGCCTCTTCCGTGCCGCGAGCGACCGCCGGCTCGGCGAGATCCTGGCGGCCAACCGCGAGGCGATGCGACGGCTCCACGCCGAACAGCCGCAACGTCCCGGCATCGCGCAGGAGATCCTCGGCGAGTGCCGCAACCTGCTGCGCTTCGCCTGGTTCCAGTTCGAGCTCTTCCCGCGCCAAGGGCTCGCCCAGAGCTGGTGGGCCGGCGAGGAGGGGGGCCCCGAGCCCGGTGAGCCGGCGCCGCCGAAGACGCCGCCGGCGATCCCCG
This genomic window from Holophagales bacterium contains:
- a CDS encoding diguanylate cyclase, which produces MTPRQTAQVGMARRALDWAPALAAGAVALLAGQVVPALSWRPEASWLLAVALAVLALGGAIHRPFGGAGLGLGLAAAPFAAQALGPLGAGLLGALVAPTAEVLTRVLRRRLSTERPERRSPLRVVAVAGSGASLGLCGGAIWAGLTPERPLLAALVSLVAVLALRAGLELTARAARRESEPPPLADLLAPLGVDAAGWLAGVSLAAAAQPERVGLGLALLAVWTLLALEAARQGLFRAASDRRLGEILAANREAMRRLHAEQPQRPGIAQEILGECRNLLRFAWFQFELFPRQGLAQSWWAGEEGGPEPGEPAPPKTPPAIPGFHRRPEWRVLDYPLVAEGAPVARLRLWTDPRQLDPGGVELLEALLPQMAGSVQGALLDREAREDPLTGASVRRLLERRLALAFERSRETGSPVALVMCDLDHFKRINDTHGHAVGDQALKLCSRALMDHCRERDLCARYGGEEFTLLLEDTGGETALEIAERARRAIERLELRVESGEIVPLRASAGVAAFPELHVRSAAELLQLADAALYEAKRAGRNRCLLDAGGGRFRTAAGEIVDGASPKSPAEAPRIFA